In Synechococcus sp. KORDI-52, one genomic interval encodes:
- the glyQ gene encoding glycine--tRNA ligase subunit alpha → MYFQDIISTLNRFWADRGCLLLQPYDTEKGAGTMSPHTVLRAIGPEPWAVAYPEPCRRPTDGRYGDNPNRAQHYFQYQVLIKPSPDGIQETYLASLEALGIKAADHDIRFVEDNWESPTLGAWGVGWEVWLDGMEVTQFTYFQQCGGIDCKPVSIEITYGLERLAMYLQDVESIWDLSWNSERSYGEIWLPFEKGQCHFNFEASNPERLKQLFAIYEAEAADLIEKQLPAPALDFVLKCSHTFNLLEARGVISVTERTATIGRIRNLARKVAEAWLAEREALGFPLLEGGTLETAA, encoded by the coding sequence TTGTACTTCCAGGACATCATCAGCACGCTCAACCGGTTCTGGGCTGATCGGGGGTGTTTGTTGCTCCAGCCCTACGACACCGAGAAGGGTGCCGGCACCATGAGCCCCCACACGGTGCTGCGCGCCATTGGCCCTGAGCCTTGGGCCGTGGCCTATCCCGAACCCTGCCGTCGCCCCACCGATGGCCGTTATGGCGATAATCCCAATCGTGCTCAGCACTACTTCCAGTACCAGGTGCTGATCAAGCCATCCCCGGACGGCATCCAGGAGACCTATCTGGCGTCACTGGAGGCGCTGGGCATCAAGGCCGCTGACCACGACATCCGTTTCGTCGAAGACAACTGGGAGTCCCCCACCCTCGGCGCCTGGGGTGTGGGCTGGGAAGTGTGGCTCGATGGCATGGAGGTGACCCAGTTCACCTATTTCCAGCAATGCGGCGGCATCGATTGCAAGCCCGTTTCGATTGAGATCACCTACGGCCTTGAACGGCTGGCGATGTACCTCCAGGACGTGGAAAGCATCTGGGACCTCAGCTGGAACAGCGAGCGCAGTTACGGCGAGATTTGGCTGCCGTTTGAAAAGGGGCAGTGCCACTTCAACTTCGAGGCCTCCAACCCTGAGCGGCTCAAGCAGTTGTTCGCCATCTACGAGGCGGAAGCTGCTGATCTGATCGAGAAGCAACTGCCGGCGCCGGCCTTGGATTTTGTTCTGAAATGCAGCCACACCTTCAACCTGCTGGAGGCCCGTGGCGTGATTTCCGTGACGGAGCGCACCGCCACCATCGGCCGGATCCGCAACCTGGCCCGCAAGGTCGCCGAGGCTTGGCTGGCGGAACGGGAGGCCCTTGGCTTCCCGCTGCTGGAGGGGGGAACTCTCGAGACAGCGGCCTAA
- a CDS encoding AAA family ATPase has product MSDNQFRIEDPLDFEKHVAMQLKRLGYEVIMPDKNQRGYDIAIVKGGEKIAVQVKNHKAKSNVSQLNKFQEFLELPIGSEFTAGWFISASGFSKPALTAVSTENPSNLRLGRSEYSGIKWAYTPGGIVESDFQESRIAPSEEEKEKSKLRYFGVFTCKGGVGKTTVAAHLAGAFALQGYDVILVDLDPDKNLRKLFLEDQDSDDDASLYVPSHKKGELGATITVLNADEWDERSYPDVKVVICDCSPVLSENPRILVEKFDYCVIPTTLNPLGIAKNGDVITRTFKHIRSQNKHAEMFALINCFNSSKAMQKRNSILLKALNNHIEEYRVVDKKCQLIDPDYAKIRRSDSLLYWGYHIVDGSKPQLAFRNVAGRSVPRTDFLQLAEYLEDHTEIRSIQGG; this is encoded by the coding sequence ATGTCAGATAATCAATTCAGAATTGAAGATCCGCTTGATTTTGAAAAGCATGTTGCAATGCAGTTAAAACGCCTTGGCTATGAAGTTATAATGCCCGACAAAAATCAAAGAGGGTATGACATTGCAATCGTAAAGGGTGGAGAAAAGATTGCCGTTCAGGTAAAGAACCATAAGGCGAAATCAAATGTATCTCAATTAAATAAATTCCAGGAGTTCCTTGAGCTTCCTATTGGTTCTGAATTCACTGCAGGATGGTTCATCTCAGCTAGCGGCTTTAGCAAGCCTGCGCTTACAGCCGTAAGCACTGAAAATCCTTCAAATTTAAGGTTAGGAAGATCCGAATACTCGGGTATCAAATGGGCTTACACGCCAGGTGGCATTGTTGAGTCTGATTTTCAGGAATCACGTATTGCTCCAAGTGAGGAAGAAAAAGAAAAGTCAAAACTACGTTATTTCGGCGTCTTTACTTGCAAAGGTGGTGTTGGCAAGACAACTGTCGCAGCACATCTTGCAGGTGCATTTGCTTTGCAAGGCTATGACGTTATTTTGGTTGACTTAGATCCTGACAAAAACCTTAGGAAGCTATTTCTTGAGGATCAAGATTCAGATGATGATGCTTCTCTTTACGTACCATCTCATAAAAAGGGTGAACTCGGTGCGACTATAACTGTGCTAAATGCTGATGAGTGGGATGAAAGGAGTTATCCAGATGTCAAAGTAGTTATTTGTGATTGCTCTCCTGTGCTTTCAGAAAATCCGCGTATCTTAGTTGAAAAGTTTGATTATTGTGTAATTCCCACAACTCTGAACCCTCTTGGAATCGCAAAAAATGGAGACGTAATTACTAGGACTTTTAAGCATATACGTTCCCAAAACAAGCATGCAGAAATGTTTGCCCTAATTAATTGCTTTAACTCTTCGAAAGCAATGCAGAAACGCAATTCTATTCTGCTAAAGGCTTTAAATAATCATATTGAGGAATATAGGGTAGTGGACAAAAAATGCCAGTTAATCGATCCCGATTATGCAAAAATTCGCAGAAGTGATTCTCTGCTCTATTGGGGCTATCACATCGTAGATGGCTCTAAGCCACAGCTGGCATTTAGGAATGTAGCGGGCAGGAGTGTTCCAAGAACAGACTTCCTGCAACTTGCCGAATATCTCGAGGATCATACAGAAATTCGATCTATTCAAGGTGGCTAA
- a CDS encoding HlyD family efflux transporter periplasmic adaptor subunit — translation MSIFSSKHDFINKVQTIMKNKGQQKVPPKPHTPRPPTNTTNGSNNSNLKLHRRRVTLSRSARRWSRGIMWSLVGLTGFSVLYGMVARIETSIDANGKLEPKLGVAKVSAPFAAIVGKVLVKDGENVKSNQPLIELRDESAEKTMRSLENNRKQIQRDMLVTSERLGLPQEINGDMNMSPEIQKEIEVAKQEVELRYQILDHEYKKAQASEMAEREILDTLKERIDISNKTLDKYETLYQQGAISELQVDQEKQRLLDSKIQLRKQIMLVEQTPEHTAATDLRKQHVAIQEKRDLYHKWGDLKHEIADIDRQLASQEQRESLLVIRAPRDGKIFDLNVGEGELASPQSPLLEVVPKQGLRARVMIPNKDVGFVYEDMPVEVRISSYPFTEYGSVKGTLVQIGADSKSTNPSIPAEHFPAIVQLNDSSLSKDGETLPLKAGMSVTTLIKTGSRPAISLLSDKIVGLFDSVRHIR, via the coding sequence ATGTCTATCTTTTCATCCAAACACGATTTCATCAACAAAGTCCAAACCATCATGAAGAACAAAGGACAACAAAAAGTTCCACCAAAACCACATACACCACGACCACCAACCAATACAACAAACGGATCTAATAATTCTAACTTAAAACTTCATCGTCGCCGTGTGACGTTATCACGTTCAGCACGACGCTGGAGTAGAGGCATTATGTGGTCACTTGTCGGCCTCACGGGATTTAGTGTTCTTTATGGAATGGTCGCGAGAATTGAAACTTCAATTGATGCCAACGGAAAACTTGAACCTAAACTTGGCGTTGCAAAAGTGTCAGCACCATTTGCTGCAATAGTTGGCAAAGTCTTAGTGAAAGATGGAGAGAACGTCAAATCCAACCAGCCACTCATCGAACTAAGAGATGAATCCGCTGAAAAAACGATGAGAAGCCTGGAAAACAATAGGAAACAAATCCAGCGTGACATGCTAGTAACAAGCGAGCGATTGGGTTTGCCTCAAGAAATAAATGGAGACATGAACATGAGTCCAGAAATTCAAAAAGAAATCGAAGTTGCGAAGCAAGAAGTTGAACTACGCTATCAAATACTCGATCATGAATATAAAAAAGCTCAGGCCAGTGAAATGGCTGAGCGAGAGATTCTAGACACATTAAAAGAACGGATTGATATAAGTAATAAAACCCTCGATAAGTATGAAACACTGTATCAGCAAGGCGCTATTTCAGAACTTCAAGTCGACCAAGAAAAACAACGTCTTCTCGACAGTAAAATTCAATTAAGAAAACAAATAATGCTTGTCGAGCAAACTCCGGAACACACTGCAGCCACTGATTTACGTAAGCAACATGTTGCGATTCAAGAAAAGAGAGATTTATACCATAAGTGGGGCGATCTAAAACACGAAATAGCTGATATCGATCGGCAATTAGCTAGTCAAGAGCAAAGGGAATCTCTTCTGGTTATCCGTGCTCCCAGAGATGGCAAGATTTTTGACTTAAATGTTGGGGAGGGAGAACTGGCCAGCCCTCAAAGTCCATTGCTGGAAGTCGTTCCTAAACAAGGTCTGCGAGCACGTGTGATGATACCAAATAAGGATGTTGGTTTTGTTTATGAAGACATGCCAGTTGAAGTACGAATTTCATCATATCCGTTTACCGAGTATGGCTCTGTAAAAGGGACCTTAGTTCAAATTGGGGCAGACTCCAAGTCAACCAATCCAAGTATTCCTGCAGAACATTTTCCTGCAATAGTGCAACTCAACGACTCAAGTCTATCCAAAGATGGAGAAACTCTTCCTCTCAAGGCTGGAATGTCAGTCACTACTCTCATCAAAACAGGATCCAGACCAGCAATTTCACTGCTTAGCGATAAAATTGTAGGTCTGTTTGATAGCGTCAGGCATATCAGATAA
- a CDS encoding calcium-binding protein — protein sequence MATDLHRETLKQALARAHAIATAVGLQVDNNESLDTGGEIFLSINPESQANAKSSDQDNGSAAKSESYGLGLGTSQFYANEFNPNGNGSNPYYQANGFNSPNLSKLIGASGRIDGISEAVAGTTSSKSAVTDAVAINIALAGLELEAPDASVLQIGTAQDPFAAKALASSTSHAEDDCGCSNEPLSELNATAIVRGIENPLDGSKAITGQPVANVEATAYIAPLTTNSAVRGRAVADAVALQGANIKTTPTGNGDGNATIVGNAKATTGLKGLIPTSLSEPENGELAVEFRAQAIGIDAGTESNRGRIEGNSATNNYIQGTGFVELDVPNEEYLVNSELVNEECCGTELTAIGMQNADITTGLGDDAVMGMAGIKTGVAVLSEESSQLDLAAIRNTDISTGLGNDVVIGQVTHLPTPDEFDTTTSDLAFNGFQGGTPGAETSEELNSENKANTVRTGIGDDAISGSARDYTFEGGLGNDNINLDNAWNTSLMGGIGDDIMTVGETSQDLHLFGGAGRDVLKGGNGDGGKFDGADRIEGGDGIDVSEGQGGHDTFVYSSGTSAWNGTENAEVNDLLLDEDSWTSLTTEEKVNVLGKTERIKDFVSGKGLDGDILELSESLGSITESEWETEGVLMTAEQATNELHANRVGVVVDSLENIQNMGLSGRSYAISIGEGGKEGMLLYDADGDFSQGARVVTHLTGDLSNMNKHNIAFA from the coding sequence ATGGCTACCGATCTTCATCGCGAGACCCTCAAGCAGGCTCTTGCGAGGGCTCATGCCATAGCGACTGCAGTTGGCTTGCAAGTTGATAATAATGAAAGCCTAGATACAGGTGGTGAGATCTTTTTATCGATTAATCCAGAATCACAGGCGAACGCGAAAAGTTCAGATCAAGATAACGGTTCGGCTGCAAAGTCTGAGTCGTATGGTTTAGGCCTAGGCACAAGTCAGTTTTATGCGAATGAATTTAATCCCAATGGCAATGGGAGCAATCCTTATTATCAAGCGAATGGATTCAATAGCCCAAACCTCAGCAAGTTAATTGGTGCAAGTGGGAGAATTGATGGCATTTCGGAGGCAGTTGCAGGCACAACGTCGTCCAAAAGTGCAGTTACAGATGCCGTAGCTATTAACATCGCACTGGCAGGACTCGAACTCGAGGCACCTGACGCTTCCGTGCTTCAAATTGGAACAGCTCAGGATCCATTTGCAGCAAAAGCACTCGCCTCAAGCACAAGTCATGCGGAAGATGACTGCGGCTGCTCCAATGAGCCACTGAGTGAATTGAATGCAACAGCGATCGTCAGAGGCATCGAGAATCCTCTAGACGGCAGCAAAGCAATCACGGGCCAGCCTGTAGCCAACGTCGAAGCCACGGCATATATCGCACCTCTTACAACCAATTCTGCAGTTCGCGGGCGGGCCGTAGCAGACGCAGTGGCCTTGCAAGGCGCGAATATTAAAACAACTCCAACTGGAAACGGAGACGGAAATGCAACAATCGTAGGCAACGCAAAAGCAACAACTGGACTCAAAGGGCTTATCCCCACAAGCTTGAGCGAACCTGAGAACGGAGAGCTTGCCGTTGAATTTCGTGCTCAGGCCATCGGTATTGATGCAGGGACAGAATCAAATCGTGGTCGCATCGAAGGAAATAGCGCTACCAACAACTACATCCAAGGTACAGGCTTTGTCGAGCTTGATGTACCCAATGAAGAATATCTGGTCAACAGCGAACTGGTCAATGAGGAATGCTGTGGAACTGAACTGACTGCCATTGGCATGCAGAATGCTGATATCACCACTGGATTGGGTGATGATGCTGTCATGGGTATGGCGGGGATCAAGACTGGCGTTGCAGTGTTAAGCGAAGAGAGCAGTCAATTAGACCTTGCCGCTATACGCAACACAGACATCAGCACTGGACTGGGCAACGATGTTGTGATCGGCCAAGTGACTCATCTCCCCACTCCTGATGAGTTCGATACAACAACCAGTGATCTTGCATTCAACGGATTTCAGGGTGGAACACCGGGTGCTGAAACCAGTGAAGAACTAAACAGTGAGAACAAAGCGAATACAGTCCGAACGGGTATTGGTGACGATGCCATCAGTGGATCCGCTCGAGACTACACATTTGAAGGAGGTCTTGGAAATGACAATATCAATCTAGATAATGCATGGAATACAAGTTTGATGGGTGGAATTGGTGATGACATCATGACAGTCGGGGAAACATCACAAGACCTTCACCTCTTTGGTGGTGCAGGAAGAGATGTACTGAAGGGTGGAAATGGTGATGGAGGCAAATTTGATGGCGCAGACCGCATCGAAGGTGGCGATGGGATCGATGTCAGTGAAGGTCAAGGGGGCCATGACACGTTCGTCTATTCCAGCGGAACCAGTGCATGGAACGGTACAGAGAATGCCGAAGTCAATGACTTGCTTCTAGACGAAGACAGCTGGACAAGCCTGACAACAGAAGAAAAAGTGAACGTGTTGGGGAAGACAGAGAGAATCAAGGATTTTGTCAGTGGGAAAGGATTAGATGGAGACATACTCGAATTGAGCGAATCATTAGGATCCATAACAGAAAGTGAATGGGAAACAGAAGGCGTTCTGATGACGGCAGAGCAAGCCACCAACGAGTTGCATGCCAACAGAGTTGGTGTTGTTGTGGACAGCCTGGAAAACATTCAAAATATGGGCCTGAGTGGCCGTTCTTACGCCATCAGCATTGGCGAAGGTGGGAAGGAGGGCATGCTTTTGTACGATGCTGATGGTGATTTCAGCCAAGGTGCACGGGTTGTAACGCACCTGACGGGTGATCTCAGCAACATGAACAAACACAACATCGCCTTTGCATAA
- a CDS encoding sulfotransferase family 2 domain-containing protein, which yields MSIKTNKKICFHHIPKCAGSAFKKDVLGVHYQLVEDYRDRKDRGPLDANGFGQKYDLSKLKNNQILCGHFEGKLINDNNCSIFKRYPLLADQSQALVFTMLRHPLEMCISMFFFSRRRRNIDLEKQKPEKVYDDLEKFIMNKKNYTKFIFDIETESQIPEKLTQYAFIGVTEKFEESCQLLAGMINISTSFNQSFFNKTKRTSAVRDIINKNYGNLMSAHQEFNDDYSIYNYALNKLKNC from the coding sequence ATGTCAATTAAAACTAATAAAAAAATTTGTTTTCACCATATACCTAAATGCGCTGGTTCGGCATTTAAAAAAGACGTACTCGGCGTTCATTACCAACTCGTAGAAGACTACAGAGACCGTAAAGATCGTGGACCTCTTGATGCCAACGGTTTTGGTCAAAAGTATGACTTGTCCAAATTAAAAAACAATCAAATACTTTGCGGACATTTTGAAGGAAAATTAATCAACGATAACAATTGTTCGATTTTTAAGCGATACCCCTTACTGGCAGACCAATCTCAAGCATTAGTTTTCACTATGCTGAGACACCCGCTTGAAATGTGCATTTCAATGTTTTTCTTTTCGCGCAGGAGAAGAAACATTGATCTTGAAAAGCAAAAACCAGAAAAGGTCTACGACGACCTTGAAAAGTTTATCATGAACAAAAAAAATTACACTAAATTCATTTTTGATATAGAAACAGAATCTCAAATCCCGGAAAAACTAACACAATACGCTTTTATTGGGGTTACAGAAAAATTTGAAGAATCATGCCAGTTATTGGCAGGGATGATTAATATCTCCACCTCATTTAATCAATCTTTTTTCAACAAAACTAAACGCACGTCTGCCGTAAGAGATATTATAAACAAAAATTATGGCAATTTAATGTCGGCGCACCAGGAATTCAATGATGATTATTCAATATATAATTACGCATTAAATAAATTAAAGAACTGTTGA
- a CDS encoding peptidylprolyl isomerase codes for MISTAQLQKSLDERLHDLQKLQPYELLHQHQLLEPLVQQLAEGQLAADASFTSDEEKQLFQQAWQGIKSETPKNTTTEWPDDMSEDDKKLAEKQLEKLRLQKRMHELYDSEVETYFLTRRSDLERVTYRAIRVSQLGLAEELYLKLLEKEESFEKLASIHSVGEERLTAGLMGPMVITDPHPKIAKVLRRLSPGEISTPIAIEKWYLVLRMEHREPACLSRSMRLQLQRELLDRDMRPIIDEIIHDLQRASQEQAPTLEVKS; via the coding sequence ATGATCAGCACTGCACAACTTCAAAAATCTCTGGACGAGCGGCTGCACGATTTGCAGAAGCTCCAGCCTTACGAGCTCCTGCATCAACACCAATTGCTGGAGCCATTAGTACAACAGCTTGCTGAGGGGCAATTGGCAGCCGATGCCAGCTTTACTTCAGACGAAGAAAAACAGTTATTTCAACAAGCCTGGCAAGGTATTAAATCGGAGACACCGAAAAATACCACTACAGAATGGCCTGATGACATGAGCGAAGATGATAAAAAACTCGCGGAAAAGCAATTAGAAAAATTACGACTACAAAAACGTATGCATGAACTATATGACTCAGAAGTTGAAACCTACTTTTTAACTCGACGCTCAGATCTGGAGCGAGTGACCTATCGCGCCATACGAGTCAGTCAATTGGGTTTGGCAGAAGAGCTTTATTTGAAGCTTCTCGAAAAGGAAGAGAGCTTTGAAAAATTGGCCAGCATCCATTCAGTTGGAGAAGAAAGGTTAACGGCTGGTCTGATGGGACCAATGGTGATCACAGATCCTCATCCAAAGATTGCAAAAGTCCTTCGTCGCCTCTCACCAGGAGAAATTTCAACACCAATAGCAATCGAGAAATGGTATCTGGTTTTGAGAATGGAGCATCGAGAACCTGCTTGCCTGTCACGAAGCATGAGACTTCAACTTCAACGCGAACTGTTAGATCGTGACATGAGACCAATCATTGATGAGATTATCCATGATCTCCAGAGAGCATCCCAAGAGCAAGCTCCTACCCTGGAGGTCAAGTCATGA
- a CDS encoding ABC transporter transmembrane domain-containing protein, protein MSNSNSTPPEESISAEKVLPVLSSMPFLDGVDDSLLKNLAQNAQVLSFTEGQPLSRRHARQRQLLLILKGEVRLVVFSKHLAHKVGTLERLGPGQMLGWSELLGLKQEESALASKDTSVLAIPLDDVRDLITRSDLVKKRIYSSLPSSSLFYVLEGWIDTCPLELGNYIPEICRNLKSTARLHKIACLEFANKRVLPSDRRWFVINGDTDIKVGSEFIGGQWPENEALPESNESVVRLISIPKETFEKSIQAILSKLEASLHKSEAPDSRKTLTSDSFSSWEKKSKLLLECPSQEPQPPEEPEPPESHLDKLKAGDFPWFEGQGVSASACAGFKMLSGYFNLPYRKELFKRIFDAQEKQHACTSLALCGAVAESIGLHSQLLQINTDNLLQIEAPLMVGWGDGIALIYRINKKGIVLGIPAGGGNQQLTLDEFIEQWGNEGEILTLRRNQFTPTQRFGYRWFLPALKQHKSVLVEVLIASFFVQLFGLMNPLLIQQVIDKAIIKSSPDALGVLGLLLVVFAIFEGLLLSLRTFLFVDTSNRIDLSLGSNIIDHLLRLPLSFFDRRSVGEVSSRIGELEKIRSFLTGTALTAILDAAFSVIYIAVMFVYSWQLTLVTLSVIPMLLIITLVVSPLIRSQIQKRAVANARTQSHLVEVLSSMHTVKAQNIELRSRWKWQDLYTDYVAEGFDNTLTSTVASSASGFLNKLSGLLVIWAGAFLVLNGSLTLGGLIAFRIIAGYVTGPLLRMGSIWQNIQETSLSLERLSDVIDHPAETLDDNSKKISMPQIHGAISFRNINFRYKHSSPLLLEDFNLEIPQGTFVGIVGTSGSGKSTLTKLLARLYEPEAGSVLVDGIDIGKVELYSLRRQIGIVPQETVLFDGSIEENIALTRPEASTEEIMEAARIAGAHEFIMELPGGYAHQVGERGSGLSGGQRQRIAVARTVLQMPNLLIMDEATSALDYQTERIVSDNLMHALQGRTVLFITHRLSSITAADLIVCMGNGSVLEMGTHEELMEKRGAYYVLYRQQGRSSSSSSTFYKPKGTALLGYPKHSTPAQAQQNSVNETAKPPEVDVDPR, encoded by the coding sequence ATGAGTAACAGCAACAGCACGCCACCAGAAGAGAGCATCTCAGCAGAAAAAGTTCTTCCGGTCTTAAGCTCCATGCCATTTTTGGATGGAGTCGATGATTCACTCTTAAAAAATCTAGCTCAAAATGCTCAGGTATTGAGTTTTACTGAGGGTCAACCATTAAGTCGCAGACATGCCAGGCAAAGACAATTACTGCTCATACTCAAAGGAGAAGTTCGTCTTGTTGTATTTAGTAAGCATTTAGCTCATAAAGTAGGAACATTAGAACGCTTAGGACCAGGGCAAATGCTCGGTTGGTCGGAGCTTCTTGGATTAAAACAGGAAGAAAGTGCTTTGGCCAGCAAAGACACTTCAGTTTTAGCGATACCACTCGACGATGTTCGTGATCTTATAACTCGTTCGGACTTGGTTAAAAAAAGAATCTATAGTAGCTTACCAAGCTCTTCACTATTTTATGTCCTAGAAGGGTGGATCGACACGTGTCCACTGGAATTAGGAAATTATATTCCTGAAATATGCCGAAACTTAAAATCCACCGCACGATTACATAAGATTGCTTGTTTAGAATTTGCAAACAAGCGGGTGCTACCCAGTGATCGAAGATGGTTTGTAATTAATGGCGATACAGATATAAAAGTTGGATCAGAATTCATTGGTGGACAATGGCCTGAAAATGAAGCTCTTCCTGAATCAAACGAATCAGTCGTTCGCCTGATCAGCATTCCCAAAGAAACATTTGAAAAATCAATACAAGCCATTCTGTCAAAATTGGAAGCCAGTCTTCATAAAAGTGAAGCACCTGATTCCCGGAAGACACTTACATCGGATAGCTTTAGCAGTTGGGAGAAAAAAAGTAAGTTGCTTCTTGAGTGTCCAAGCCAGGAACCTCAACCACCTGAAGAGCCAGAACCTCCTGAAAGCCATCTGGATAAACTGAAGGCCGGTGACTTTCCGTGGTTTGAGGGTCAAGGAGTCAGCGCCTCTGCATGTGCGGGCTTTAAAATGCTTAGCGGTTATTTTAATCTTCCATATAGGAAAGAACTATTTAAACGTATTTTTGATGCTCAAGAAAAACAACACGCCTGCACATCCTTGGCTTTATGTGGCGCTGTTGCAGAGTCCATCGGCCTGCACTCTCAACTGCTACAAATAAATACTGATAATCTTCTACAAATTGAAGCTCCACTGATGGTTGGATGGGGTGATGGGATAGCCCTTATATATCGCATCAACAAAAAAGGTATTGTTCTTGGAATACCTGCAGGTGGAGGCAATCAACAACTCACACTTGATGAATTTATTGAGCAATGGGGAAATGAAGGAGAAATCTTAACTTTACGTCGAAACCAATTCACTCCGACACAACGCTTCGGATATCGATGGTTTTTGCCAGCACTAAAGCAACACAAAAGTGTACTCGTTGAAGTGCTGATAGCAAGCTTTTTTGTGCAGCTATTTGGCTTGATGAATCCACTTTTGATTCAGCAAGTGATCGACAAAGCGATTATCAAGTCAAGCCCAGATGCACTAGGAGTACTTGGCTTACTCCTTGTTGTATTTGCAATATTCGAAGGATTACTGCTGTCGTTAAGGACATTTCTTTTCGTTGATACTAGTAATCGTATTGACTTATCACTAGGTAGTAACATCATTGATCATCTACTTCGACTGCCCCTCTCATTTTTTGATAGGAGATCAGTTGGAGAAGTGAGCAGCCGAATTGGCGAATTAGAAAAAATTCGTAGCTTCCTCACTGGCACAGCACTTACAGCAATTCTTGACGCAGCTTTTTCAGTGATTTATATAGCAGTGATGTTTGTTTATAGCTGGCAATTGACATTGGTAACACTTTCAGTGATCCCAATGCTGTTGATAATCACGTTGGTAGTTTCCCCTTTGATACGTTCACAAATTCAAAAAAGGGCTGTTGCAAATGCGCGGACTCAAAGTCATCTTGTAGAAGTTTTGAGCTCGATGCACACCGTTAAGGCACAAAATATTGAACTAAGGAGTCGCTGGAAATGGCAAGACCTTTACACTGACTATGTCGCCGAGGGTTTTGACAACACCTTAACAAGCACGGTAGCGAGCAGTGCAAGCGGATTTCTGAACAAACTTTCAGGTCTATTGGTGATATGGGCTGGTGCTTTCTTAGTCCTGAATGGATCACTTACCTTGGGTGGACTTATCGCATTTAGGATTATTGCTGGATATGTGACAGGCCCTTTACTTCGAATGGGATCGATTTGGCAAAATATTCAAGAAACCAGTCTTTCATTAGAACGTTTATCAGATGTGATTGACCATCCAGCTGAGACGCTTGATGACAACTCGAAGAAAATATCTATGCCTCAAATTCATGGAGCAATTAGCTTCCGAAATATCAACTTCAGGTACAAGCATTCATCTCCGCTGCTGCTTGAAGATTTTAATCTTGAAATTCCTCAAGGTACATTCGTAGGAATTGTAGGAACATCTGGATCAGGTAAATCAACATTGACGAAACTTTTAGCACGTCTCTACGAGCCTGAGGCCGGCAGTGTACTTGTTGACGGCATCGATATTGGAAAGGTGGAGCTCTATTCACTGAGAAGACAAATTGGTATCGTCCCTCAAGAAACTGTGCTATTTGACGGAAGTATTGAAGAAAATATTGCTCTGACTCGACCAGAAGCTTCTACTGAAGAAATCATGGAAGCTGCTCGCATCGCTGGTGCGCATGAGTTCATCATGGAGCTGCCCGGAGGTTATGCACACCAAGTTGGGGAACGAGGATCTGGACTTTCGGGTGGACAACGACAAAGGATCGCTGTGGCACGAACAGTTCTCCAAATGCCAAATCTACTCATCATGGATGAGGCCACATCTGCTCTTGACTACCAGACGGAAAGAATTGTAAGTGACAATCTCATGCACGCACTTCAAGGAAGAACAGTCCTCTTCATTACTCACCGACTTAGTTCAATTACTGCAGCTGATTTAATTGTGTGTATGGGAAATGGAAGTGTTTTAGAGATGGGTACACACGAAGAGTTGATGGAAAAACGTGGTGCATATTATGTCCTTTATCGACAACAAGGACGCTCCTCTAGTAGTTCTTCAACCTTTTACAAGCCCAAAGGAACGGCTTTGCTTGGTTATCCCAAGCATTCTACCCCAGCTCAAGCACAACAAAATTCTGTAAACGAGACGGCCAAGCCTCCAGAAGTTGATGTCGATCCTCGTTAG